One genomic region from Muriicola soli encodes:
- a CDS encoding Glu/Leu/Phe/Val dehydrogenase dimerization domain-containing protein, whose amino-acid sequence MKDLLKKYENRAPEIVFNWKDPETEAEGWTVINSLRGGAAGGGTRMREGLDMNEVLSLAKTMEVKFTVSGPPIGGAKSGINFNPNDPRKKGVLERWYRAVSPLLKSYYGTGGDLNVDEIHEVIPITEDAGVWHPQEGVFNGHFKPTEADKINRIGQLRLGVIKVLESPVYSPDTSKKYTVADMITGFGVAEAIKHYYDIYGGSVIGKKAVVQGFGNVGAAAAFYLAQMGAKVVGIIDREGGVIKEDGFSFDQIKEFFLHKKGNTLIADADRMIPFEEMNKRIWSLPTEIFAPCAASRLITRDQITQMIDTGLEVISCGANVPFADKEIFFGPIMEHTDEKVSLIPDFISNCGMARVFAYFMEGRVAMDDELIFNDTSDVIRKAILNIFKQNHTKTNISKTAFEIALKQLL is encoded by the coding sequence ATGAAAGATCTTTTAAAGAAGTACGAAAATAGAGCTCCCGAAATAGTATTTAATTGGAAAGACCCGGAAACAGAAGCCGAAGGTTGGACCGTTATCAATTCACTCCGCGGTGGAGCGGCAGGTGGAGGTACCCGGATGAGAGAAGGCCTCGACATGAATGAGGTACTATCCCTGGCAAAAACAATGGAAGTAAAGTTTACCGTTTCCGGTCCTCCGATAGGCGGGGCTAAATCGGGTATTAATTTCAATCCAAATGACCCGAGAAAAAAAGGGGTTCTAGAGCGTTGGTACCGTGCTGTTTCTCCCTTGTTAAAAAGCTACTACGGTACCGGAGGTGATCTTAATGTAGATGAAATACACGAAGTGATCCCAATTACTGAAGACGCCGGAGTTTGGCACCCCCAGGAAGGTGTCTTTAACGGCCATTTTAAACCTACTGAGGCTGATAAAATCAATCGGATAGGGCAACTTCGTCTTGGGGTAATTAAAGTTCTGGAGAGTCCGGTGTATTCTCCTGACACCTCTAAAAAATATACGGTAGCCGACATGATCACCGGATTTGGTGTTGCTGAGGCTATCAAGCATTACTATGATATCTACGGAGGTTCTGTTATCGGTAAGAAAGCAGTAGTTCAGGGATTTGGGAATGTTGGCGCTGCCGCTGCTTTTTACCTGGCCCAGATGGGAGCAAAAGTAGTTGGAATTATAGATCGTGAGGGAGGAGTGATCAAGGAAGATGGATTTTCTTTTGACCAGATTAAAGAGTTCTTCTTGCACAAAAAAGGCAATACACTAATCGCAGATGCCGACAGAATGATTCCATTTGAAGAAATGAACAAACGAATTTGGAGTCTGCCCACTGAGATATTCGCCCCGTGTGCAGCTTCTCGCCTGATCACCAGAGATCAGATCACACAAATGATCGACACAGGTCTGGAAGTTATTTCTTGCGGGGCCAACGTTCCGTTTGCCGACAAAGAGATATTTTTTGGCCCTATTATGGAGCACACGGATGAGAAGGTAAGCCTTATCCCCGATTTTATTTCAAATTGTGGTATGGCACGGGTTTTTGCTTATTTTATGGAAGGAAGAGTGGCAATGGATGACGAATTGATATTTAATGATACGTCTGATGTGATAAGAAAAGCAATTTTGAATATCTTTAAACAAAATCACACTAAGACCAACATAAGCAAAACGGCTTTTGAAATAGCACTAAAACAACTCCTTTAA
- a CDS encoding acyl-CoA dehydrogenase translates to MDFTLSEEQLMIQQAARDFAQQELLPGVIERDEEQKFPSTQVKMMGELGFMGMMVDPQYGGSGLDTLSYVLVMEELSKIDASASVIVSVNNSLVCWGLETFGTEEQKKKYLTRLATGEIIGAFCLSEPEAGSDATSQKTTAIDKGDHYILNGTKNWITNGNSADVYLVIAQTDRAKAHKGINALIVEKGMDGFEIGPKENKLGIRGSDTHSLNFNDVKVPKENRIGEDGFGFKFAMKTLAGGRIGIAAQALGIAAGAYEMAKKYSKERKAFGTEIMNHQAIAFKLADMHTQIEAARFLVYKAACDKDNNENYDLSGAMAKLYASQVAMETTVEAVQIHGGNGFVKDYHVERLMRDAKITQIYEGTSEIQKIVISRSILRD, encoded by the coding sequence ATGGATTTCACGCTTTCCGAAGAACAGTTGATGATACAGCAGGCTGCGCGCGACTTTGCACAGCAAGAATTACTTCCCGGTGTCATCGAAAGAGACGAAGAACAAAAATTTCCTTCAACTCAGGTAAAAATGATGGGTGAACTCGGTTTTATGGGGATGATGGTTGATCCGCAATACGGGGGAAGTGGACTCGACACCCTATCTTATGTCCTGGTTATGGAGGAACTCTCTAAGATTGATGCGTCAGCATCGGTCATTGTTTCCGTAAACAATTCACTTGTTTGCTGGGGACTGGAAACATTTGGAACAGAAGAACAGAAAAAAAAATACCTCACTAGGCTGGCCACAGGGGAAATCATTGGGGCATTTTGCCTCTCTGAACCCGAAGCAGGCAGCGATGCCACATCTCAAAAGACCACTGCCATCGATAAAGGTGATCACTACATCCTTAACGGCACCAAGAATTGGATCACCAATGGGAATTCTGCAGACGTATACCTTGTAATAGCACAGACCGATAGGGCGAAAGCTCATAAAGGCATCAATGCCTTGATCGTTGAGAAGGGCATGGATGGATTTGAGATTGGTCCTAAAGAAAATAAATTGGGAATTCGCGGTAGTGATACCCACTCATTAAATTTCAATGATGTAAAAGTTCCCAAGGAAAACCGCATTGGAGAGGACGGATTTGGTTTTAAGTTCGCCATGAAAACCCTGGCCGGAGGCCGAATCGGAATTGCAGCACAGGCTCTGGGCATAGCCGCCGGGGCTTATGAAATGGCTAAAAAGTACTCCAAAGAAAGAAAAGCATTTGGTACTGAAATTATGAACCACCAGGCAATCGCATTTAAATTAGCCGATATGCACACTCAAATTGAGGCCGCGCGATTCCTGGTTTACAAAGCCGCTTGCGATAAGGATAACAATGAGAACTACGACCTTTCCGGAGCCATGGCAAAACTCTATGCTTCACAGGTGGCCATGGAGACTACAGTAGAGGCAGTACAAATCCATGGCGGTAACGGTTTTGTTAAGGACTATCACGTAGAACGGCTTATGAGAGATGCTAAAATTACGCAGATCTACGAAGGGACATCCGAAATTCAAAAGATTGTGATTTCACGCAGTATACTCCGAGATTAA